One Curtobacterium herbarum genomic window carries:
- a CDS encoding LCP family protein, whose protein sequence is MSGRRALAPNDRRRPLRTALLVATGLLTVVTIVLAVVVSAFVSGLADRYDAGRTVIESAFPDAGRPAPAGDAEDAVTVLLIGSDSRARLDPGHDRTDGGRSDVLMLAHVSGDRRHVSLVSVLRDSWVDVPGHGTAKINAAYSWGGVPLTVQTVEQLLDVRIDHVAEIDFAGFAGMTDALGGVTVESSTAFDARGHHFRVGPNHLDGAAALAFVRERYAFADADHTRVRNQQAFLRALVQRVLSEDTLTSPGRIRQFVSSSSEYLSVDPGLDFSTLVGLGWSLRDFRVQDLDTVTLPTAGGGTSDDGQSYVRVDQSAVASLSIALRSDDLSGWIATHPSG, encoded by the coding sequence ATGTCCGGCCGTCGAGCCCTCGCCCCGAACGACCGTCGACGCCCACTCCGCACCGCCCTGCTCGTCGCCACCGGGCTGCTCACCGTCGTGACGATCGTCCTCGCCGTCGTGGTGAGCGCCTTCGTCAGCGGACTGGCGGACCGCTACGACGCCGGGCGGACGGTCATCGAGTCCGCGTTCCCGGATGCCGGTCGGCCCGCACCCGCCGGAGACGCCGAGGACGCCGTCACCGTGCTGCTCATCGGCTCGGACTCCCGCGCCCGACTCGACCCGGGGCACGACCGCACCGACGGCGGCCGGTCGGACGTGCTGATGCTCGCGCACGTGTCGGGTGACCGGCGGCACGTCTCCCTGGTCTCGGTCCTCCGCGACTCCTGGGTCGACGTCCCCGGTCACGGCACCGCGAAGATCAACGCCGCGTACTCGTGGGGCGGCGTCCCCCTGACGGTGCAGACCGTCGAGCAGCTCCTCGACGTCCGGATCGACCACGTCGCCGAGATCGACTTCGCGGGCTTCGCCGGCATGACCGATGCACTGGGCGGTGTCACCGTCGAGTCCTCGACCGCGTTCGACGCCCGGGGACACCACTTCCGGGTCGGACCGAACCACCTCGACGGGGCGGCGGCGCTCGCCTTCGTCCGGGAGCGGTACGCCTTCGCCGACGCCGACCACACCAGGGTGCGGAACCAGCAGGCGTTCCTGCGCGCCCTCGTCCAGCGGGTCCTGTCCGAGGACACCCTGACGAGCCCGGGGCGGATCCGGCAGTTCGTGTCCTCGAGCAGCGAGTACCTCTCGGTGGACCCCGGCCTGGACTTCTCGACACTCGTCGGACTGGGGTGGTCGCTCCGTGACTTCCGCGTGCAGGACCTCGACACCGTGACCCTGCCGACGGCCGGTGGCGGCACGAGCGACGACGGGCAGTCCTACGTCCGGGTCGACCAGTCCGCTGTCGCCAGCCTGTCGATCGCGCTGCGGTCCGACGACCTGTCCGGCTGGATCGCGACGCACCCGTCCGGGTGA
- a CDS encoding LysM peptidoglycan-binding domain-containing protein produces MKNHTRTRALVGGLAFAGIAATGVGLAAAPASAADGSTWDALAACESSGNWAANTGNGYYGGLQFTQSTWTANGGTGSPAGASRETQIAVAENVLASQGWGAWPACSAKLGLSGTTGAAPAPVAQQAAPAPQVAAPAAPTRQAAPAPQAAAPKATAPKAVASTPAPSATATKPAAVPTSGKTYTVASGDTLDTIATKLGVEGGWKQLWAANTSTVDDANLIYAGQTLQLPA; encoded by the coding sequence ATGAAGAACCACACCCGAACTCGCGCCCTCGTCGGCGGACTCGCCTTCGCCGGCATCGCCGCCACGGGCGTCGGTCTCGCGGCTGCACCGGCCAGCGCGGCCGACGGCTCGACCTGGGACGCCCTGGCGGCCTGCGAGTCGAGCGGCAACTGGGCCGCGAACACCGGCAACGGCTACTACGGCGGACTGCAGTTCACGCAGAGCACCTGGACCGCCAACGGCGGCACGGGCAGCCCGGCCGGCGCGAGCCGCGAGACGCAGATCGCCGTGGCCGAGAACGTCCTCGCCTCGCAGGGCTGGGGCGCCTGGCCCGCGTGCTCCGCGAAGCTCGGTCTGAGCGGCACGACCGGCGCCGCGCCGGCCCCGGTCGCCCAGCAGGCGGCCCCGGCTCCGCAGGTGGCTGCCCCGGCGGCACCGACCCGTCAGGCTGCCCCGGCACCGCAGGCGGCGGCGCCGAAGGCCACGGCCCCGAAGGCCGTCGCGAGCACGCCGGCCCCGTCGGCGACCGCGACCAAGCCGGCCGCGGTCCCGACCAGTGGCAAGACCTACACGGTGGCCTCGGGCGACACGCTCGACACCATCGCGACGAAGCTCGGCGTCGAGGGCGGCTGGAAGCAGCTGTGGGCGGCGAACACGTCGACCGTCGACGACGCGAACCTCATCTACGCAGGACAGACCCTGCAGCTCCCGGCCTGA
- the rlmC gene encoding 23S rRNA (uracil(747)-C(5))-methyltransferase RlmC yields MQCDYFDRGVCRSCTLMGQPYGDQVLDKELRTRELLHDAVDAAGGPGAVEWLPAITSPESGYRNKAKMVVGGTVQQPTVGILDERQRGVDLRHCGICTPGIQHALPVLADFIASAGFMPYDVRQRRGELKYVLVTESPDGELMVRFVLRSEGQLPRLRDRLDDLRRVLPQAVVVTANLLPEHKAVTEGDREVVLTEQQTLPMRLGPVTMHLRPQSFFQTNTSVATQLYAQASAWIDEVDPASMWDLYCGVGGFALHAARPGRSVTGIETSREAIVSAKQSAREAGLTDVRFAAADATAHALRARPGTAPELVVVNPPRRGIGAELAGWLEASEVRHVVYSSCNPVTLARDLAVMPSFRLRRVRVLDMFPQTGHLEAVTLLSRD; encoded by the coding sequence ATGCAGTGCGACTACTTCGACCGCGGGGTCTGCCGGTCGTGCACCCTGATGGGTCAGCCATACGGAGACCAGGTCCTCGACAAGGAGCTCCGCACCCGGGAACTCCTGCACGACGCCGTCGACGCGGCGGGTGGTCCGGGGGCGGTCGAGTGGCTGCCGGCGATCACCAGCCCGGAGTCCGGCTACCGCAACAAGGCGAAGATGGTCGTCGGCGGCACGGTGCAGCAGCCCACCGTCGGGATCCTCGACGAGCGGCAGCGCGGGGTCGACCTGCGCCACTGCGGCATCTGCACGCCCGGCATCCAGCACGCGCTGCCGGTCCTGGCCGACTTCATCGCGTCCGCCGGGTTCATGCCGTACGACGTCCGGCAGCGCCGCGGCGAGCTGAAGTACGTGCTCGTCACCGAGTCACCGGACGGCGAGCTGATGGTCCGGTTCGTGCTCCGCAGCGAGGGGCAGCTGCCGCGCCTGCGTGACCGGCTCGACGACCTCCGTCGGGTCCTGCCGCAGGCCGTCGTGGTCACGGCGAACCTGCTGCCCGAGCACAAGGCCGTGACCGAGGGGGACCGGGAGGTCGTCCTCACCGAGCAGCAGACCCTGCCGATGCGCCTGGGCCCGGTGACCATGCACCTGCGCCCGCAGAGCTTCTTCCAGACGAACACGTCCGTGGCCACCCAGCTGTACGCGCAGGCGTCGGCGTGGATCGACGAGGTCGACCCGGCCTCGATGTGGGACCTGTACTGCGGCGTCGGCGGGTTCGCGCTGCACGCCGCACGTCCGGGTCGATCGGTCACCGGCATCGAGACCAGCCGCGAGGCGATCGTGTCTGCGAAGCAGTCCGCCCGCGAGGCCGGCCTGACCGACGTCCGCTTCGCCGCCGCCGACGCCACCGCCCACGCGCTGCGCGCCCGCCCCGGTACCGCCCCGGAACTCGTCGTCGTCAACCCGCCGCGGCGCGGTATCGGTGCGGAGCTCGCCGGGTGGTTGGAGGCCTCCGAGGTCCGGCACGTCGTCTACTCCAGCTGCAACCCGGTGACGCTCGCCCGCGACCTCGCGGTGATGCCGTCGTTCCGGCTGCGCCGGGTCCGCGTGCTCGACATGTTCCCGCAGACGGGGCACCTCGAGGCCGTCACCCTGCTGTCGCGGGACTGA
- a CDS encoding SMP-30/gluconolactonase/LRE family protein, producing the protein MPRLTDLVPDPTALETLHTGSTWAEGPCWVPATRTLRWSDIPGDRVLQWAASDGTVSVYADGVEFTNGRTLDHDGSVVQCSHGRRRVERDRDGVVTPITTRWGAVAYNSPNDVVVARDGSVWFTDPAYGITQPREGHPGEREYGDHWVFRCGPDGEDLRPVVLDVDEPNGLAFSPDERVLYVASSDGDRPVIRAYDVVTDAPAAPGVPGVRVKNGRDLVRFAPGEGVPDGLRVDEDGRIWTSAAVGVFVHEPDGTRIGVVPVPETVANLCFGGDDGRDLFITATTSVHRIRTTTRDAARR; encoded by the coding sequence GTGCCGCGCCTCACCGACCTCGTCCCCGACCCCACCGCGCTCGAGACCCTGCACACCGGCAGCACCTGGGCCGAGGGGCCGTGCTGGGTCCCGGCGACCCGGACGCTCCGCTGGTCGGACATCCCCGGGGACCGCGTCCTGCAGTGGGCAGCGTCGGACGGCACGGTCTCGGTGTACGCCGACGGGGTCGAGTTCACCAACGGCCGGACGCTCGACCACGACGGCTCGGTGGTGCAGTGCTCGCACGGACGACGGCGGGTCGAGCGTGACCGGGACGGCGTCGTCACACCGATCACGACGCGGTGGGGTGCGGTCGCCTACAACTCCCCGAACGACGTCGTCGTCGCACGGGACGGCAGCGTCTGGTTCACCGACCCGGCCTACGGCATCACGCAGCCGCGCGAGGGACACCCCGGCGAGCGGGAGTACGGCGACCACTGGGTGTTCCGCTGCGGCCCGGACGGCGAGGACCTGCGCCCGGTCGTCCTCGACGTCGACGAGCCGAACGGTCTGGCGTTCTCGCCCGACGAGCGGGTGCTGTACGTCGCGAGCTCGGACGGCGACCGCCCGGTGATCCGCGCCTACGACGTCGTCACCGACGCCCCGGCCGCGCCCGGCGTCCCCGGGGTGCGGGTGAAGAACGGCCGCGACCTGGTCCGCTTCGCCCCGGGCGAGGGCGTGCCCGACGGCCTCCGGGTGGACGAGGACGGGCGGATCTGGACCTCGGCGGCGGTCGGCGTGTTCGTCCACGAGCCGGACGGTACCCGGATCGGCGTGGTCCCGGTGCCCGAGACCGTCGCGAACCTGTGCTTCGGCGGCGACGACGGCCGCGACCTGTTCATCACCGCGACGACCTCGGTGCACCGCATCCGGACCACCACCCGGGACGCCGCCCGCCGCTGA
- a CDS encoding DedA family protein yields the protein MDAAEQVVLQLVGTPWAFLVVGLVLAVGSIAVFLPSQAMVVAIGTLLVGGDGGLLPVLLLVVAATIGMVLGDLALYQLARSVDLGSKSWFARPKVRKARESIDERYRAAPGRIAVLGRFIPMGRLTTNLVGADSGLDVRRFLLSCALADVVWAAYCVGIAAATGHWSREQPFLVTVLAVVASILLGLGISAIEKAVRRRGEAAAAAA from the coding sequence GTGGACGCAGCAGAACAGGTGGTGCTGCAGCTCGTCGGCACCCCGTGGGCGTTCCTGGTCGTCGGCCTCGTGCTCGCCGTCGGCAGCATCGCGGTCTTCCTGCCCAGCCAGGCGATGGTCGTCGCGATCGGCACGCTCCTGGTGGGCGGTGACGGTGGACTCCTGCCGGTCCTGCTCCTGGTCGTCGCGGCCACGATCGGCATGGTGCTCGGGGACCTCGCGCTCTACCAGCTGGCCCGGTCGGTCGACCTCGGCTCGAAGTCCTGGTTCGCCCGGCCCAAGGTCCGGAAGGCCCGGGAGTCGATCGACGAGCGGTACCGCGCGGCCCCGGGTCGCATCGCGGTCCTCGGACGCTTCATCCCGATGGGCCGGCTGACGACGAACCTGGTCGGCGCCGACAGCGGGCTCGACGTCCGGCGGTTCCTGCTCAGCTGCGCGCTCGCCGACGTCGTCTGGGCGGCGTACTGCGTCGGGATCGCCGCGGCCACCGGGCACTGGAGTCGGGAGCAGCCGTTCCTGGTGACCGTGCTCGCGGTCGTGGCCTCGATCCTGCTCGGCCTCGGGATCTCCGCGATCGAGAAGGCCGTGCGTCGACGCGGCGAGGCGGCTGCCGCGGCGGCCTGA
- a CDS encoding SDR family oxidoreductase: protein MTDERTAEEQAVDERVLWVTGGGSGMGAAAAQVAARSGWRLVLSGRRTDRLDAVATGIRATGGTADVLPLDATDPEAVTAARDTVLERHGRIDGLVLSAGLNSPRRRWDDQSMTDLRAVIDTNLTAVVQVVDAALPALRRSGGVVVVVSSYAGWSSQPGAGVAYSASKTALGPVVRTLNQQEARHGVRATHLCPGDVATDFLEQRPNVPDAAARAVMLTPEDVGRAIGFVLDAPAHVRIDELVLSPVSQH from the coding sequence ATGACGGACGAGCGCACGGCAGAGGAGCAGGCGGTGGACGAGCGGGTCCTGTGGGTGACCGGCGGTGGCAGCGGCATGGGTGCCGCCGCCGCGCAGGTGGCGGCACGGTCGGGCTGGAGGCTCGTCCTCAGCGGCCGACGCACCGACCGTCTCGACGCGGTCGCCACCGGCATCCGCGCCACGGGCGGCACCGCGGACGTCCTGCCCCTCGACGCCACCGACCCGGAGGCCGTCACCGCGGCCCGCGACACCGTCCTCGAGCGACACGGCCGGATCGACGGGCTGGTGCTGTCGGCCGGGCTGAACTCCCCGCGGCGGCGGTGGGACGACCAGTCGATGACGGACCTCCGCGCCGTGATCGACACCAACCTGACCGCGGTGGTGCAGGTCGTCGACGCGGCGCTCCCCGCGCTCCGGCGCTCCGGCGGGGTCGTCGTGGTCGTGTCCTCGTACGCCGGGTGGTCGTCGCAGCCGGGCGCCGGGGTGGCGTACTCGGCGAGCAAGACGGCGCTCGGTCCGGTCGTCCGCACGCTCAACCAGCAGGAGGCGCGGCACGGCGTCCGCGCCACGCACCTGTGCCCGGGCGACGTCGCGACCGACTTCCTCGAGCAGCGCCCGAACGTGCCGGACGCGGCGGCCCGCGCGGTGATGCTCACGCCGGAGGACGTCGGCCGGGCGATCGGCTTCGTGCTCGACGCCCCGGCGCACGTCCGGATCGACGAGCTCGTCCTCTCACCGGTGTCGCAGCACTGA
- a CDS encoding SDR family NAD(P)-dependent oxidoreductase: protein MHLDLSDRVVVVTGAARGIGRTIAERFRREGAHVVALDLAAALADRATDDQPGGPPSVPDAAHVVGAHAVGAHAVGAHAVGAHAVAAHPLEVLACDVTDPASVRAAVDEVVARHGTVDVLVNNAGINVEGRVADLEWDAWRRCMDVNLGGTFLMSQAVAPVMQRAGRGRIINAASFAAIVPSVGSAAYAASKAAVVQFTRVLASELGPWGITVNAYAPGMVPTAMNGFATMPTADQDRLLDTLSIRRWETPDDVADVLLFLASDLSGYVTGTLLDVSGGKLATQIPSRAYED from the coding sequence ATGCACCTCGACCTCAGCGACCGGGTGGTGGTCGTCACCGGCGCCGCCCGCGGGATCGGCCGGACCATCGCGGAGCGGTTCCGCCGGGAGGGCGCGCACGTGGTCGCGCTCGACCTGGCCGCGGCGCTCGCGGACCGCGCGACGGACGACCAGCCGGGAGGCCCGCCCAGCGTCCCCGACGCGGCCCACGTTGTCGGTGCCCACGCTGTCGGTGCCCACGCTGTCGGTGCCCACGCTGTCGGTGCCCACGCGGTCGCGGCTCACCCGCTCGAGGTGCTCGCCTGCGACGTCACCGACCCGGCGTCGGTGCGTGCCGCCGTCGACGAGGTCGTCGCCCGGCACGGCACGGTGGACGTCCTCGTCAACAACGCCGGCATCAACGTCGAGGGCCGGGTGGCGGACCTGGAGTGGGACGCCTGGCGGCGGTGCATGGACGTGAACCTCGGCGGCACCTTCCTCATGAGCCAGGCGGTGGCGCCCGTGATGCAGCGGGCAGGGCGCGGCCGGATCATCAACGCGGCGTCCTTCGCGGCGATCGTGCCGAGCGTGGGCAGTGCGGCGTACGCGGCGTCGAAGGCGGCCGTCGTGCAGTTCACCCGGGTCCTCGCGTCGGAACTCGGGCCGTGGGGCATCACGGTCAACGCCTACGCGCCGGGCATGGTGCCGACCGCGATGAACGGCTTCGCGACGATGCCGACCGCGGACCAGGACCGACTGCTCGACACCCTGTCGATCCGGCGGTGGGAGACGCCCGACGACGTGGCCGACGTGCTGCTCTTCCTGGCGAGCGACCTGTCGGGGTACGTCACGGGGACGCTGCTCGACGTGTCCGGCGGCAAGCTCGCGACCCAGATCCCGTCGCGGGCGTACGAGGACTGA
- a CDS encoding Na+/H+ antiporter subunit A has protein sequence MFTVLIAFGVIALVVPALTPLLGRRVFFVAALAPAAAAVLTLTQTAPALGAGVTERVRWIPQLALDLAFRVDALSWVLALVVTVVGALVLVYCASYFPDDEPGLGRFAGVLTAFAGSMYGLVIADDVIVLFVLWEATTVFSYLLIGHDAMKRASRAAAMQALVVTTAGGLAMLAGLVVISVAAGTTSLSGIIAAPPTGTAVTVSVILVLVGALTKSAIVPFHFWLPAAMAAPTPVSAYLHAAAMVKAGIYLVARLAPAFALLDGWRETITVLGVLGMLVGGYRALRQTDLKLLLAYGTVAQLGFLVLTAGWGVPEIALGGVVLLVAHATFKSTLFLVVGTVDHVSGTRDLWKLSGVGRRLPGLAVVAVLALASMAGIPPLIGFVAKEAVLGGFLEELHGADAGWAWVALVGVTIGSVLTVAYSCRFFWGTFARKSGVAQTEPHALHGLWVVPTVLGVAGLVLGLATPFVAHGFESAATAARHGSGEVGHLALWHGFEPALGISALTLVGGGVLFLLRTRVEAVQHRLAGSPSASANYRRLMRGLDRFATWLTASLQRGSLPYYLTVILSVFVAGALANLVVGGPWAFHIRFADTWGQLPVVVVMAMAAIAVLAAKTRFAAAVLVGVTGYGTAILFLLHGAVDLALTQLVVETVTLIAFVLVLRRLPPRIGTANPSRFRVLRALFAALAGLTLAIVVVVAASARTAEPLWPDLPALTSSFGHGLNVVNVALVDLRGWDTLGELTVVVAAATGVASLIFVRSREDTLPRLRDMPSAVASGDDRADGEPRAWLPTSAAIPTGRSALLDIVVRLLFHGLVVLSVYLLFAGHNSAGGGFAGGLVAGIALAARYLAGGPAELGAAAPIRAGRLLGLGVATAGITAITPMFFGKDALYSEFFEATVPVLGHVEFVTATFFDIGVYLVVVGLVLDVLRSLGAEVDRQRLEDRRVPTADTLEGPA, from the coding sequence GTGTTCACCGTCCTCATCGCGTTCGGCGTCATCGCACTCGTCGTCCCCGCGCTCACTCCCCTGCTGGGGCGTCGCGTCTTCTTCGTCGCCGCCCTCGCACCCGCCGCCGCCGCGGTCCTCACGCTGACCCAGACCGCTCCGGCGCTCGGAGCCGGCGTCACGGAACGCGTCCGCTGGATCCCGCAACTCGCGCTCGACCTGGCCTTCCGGGTGGACGCCCTGTCGTGGGTGCTCGCCCTCGTGGTCACCGTGGTCGGCGCACTCGTGCTGGTCTACTGCGCGTCGTACTTCCCCGACGACGAACCGGGTCTCGGTCGCTTCGCCGGCGTCCTGACCGCGTTCGCCGGGTCGATGTACGGCCTGGTGATCGCCGACGACGTCATCGTGCTCTTCGTCCTGTGGGAGGCCACGACGGTCTTCTCCTACCTGCTCATCGGGCACGACGCGATGAAGCGGGCGAGCCGGGCCGCCGCCATGCAGGCGCTCGTCGTCACCACGGCCGGCGGACTCGCGATGCTGGCCGGGCTCGTCGTGATCTCGGTCGCCGCCGGCACCACCTCGCTCTCCGGCATCATCGCCGCACCGCCGACCGGCACGGCGGTCACGGTGTCCGTGATCCTCGTCCTGGTCGGCGCGCTGACGAAGTCCGCCATCGTGCCGTTCCACTTCTGGCTGCCCGCCGCGATGGCCGCGCCGACCCCGGTGAGCGCCTACCTGCACGCCGCCGCGATGGTGAAGGCCGGCATCTACCTGGTCGCCCGCCTGGCCCCCGCGTTCGCGCTGCTCGACGGCTGGCGCGAGACGATCACCGTGCTCGGGGTCCTCGGCATGCTCGTCGGCGGGTACCGGGCGCTCCGGCAGACCGACCTCAAGCTGCTGCTCGCCTACGGCACCGTCGCCCAGCTCGGGTTCCTCGTGCTCACCGCGGGCTGGGGCGTGCCGGAGATCGCCCTCGGCGGGGTCGTCCTGCTCGTCGCCCACGCCACGTTCAAGTCCACGCTGTTCCTGGTCGTCGGCACGGTCGACCACGTCAGCGGCACCCGGGATCTCTGGAAGCTCAGCGGTGTCGGTCGACGGCTGCCCGGGCTGGCGGTCGTCGCGGTGCTCGCGCTCGCCTCGATGGCCGGCATCCCGCCGCTGATCGGCTTCGTCGCGAAGGAAGCCGTGCTCGGCGGCTTCCTCGAGGAACTGCACGGTGCGGACGCCGGCTGGGCCTGGGTCGCACTCGTCGGCGTGACGATCGGATCGGTCCTGACCGTGGCGTACTCGTGCCGGTTCTTCTGGGGCACCTTCGCCCGGAAGTCCGGGGTCGCCCAGACCGAGCCGCACGCGCTGCACGGGCTCTGGGTCGTCCCCACCGTGCTCGGTGTCGCGGGGCTCGTCCTCGGGCTCGCCACCCCGTTCGTCGCGCACGGCTTCGAGTCCGCCGCCACCGCCGCACGACACGGCAGCGGCGAGGTCGGGCACCTGGCGCTCTGGCACGGGTTCGAGCCGGCGCTCGGCATCTCCGCCCTGACCCTGGTCGGTGGTGGCGTCCTGTTCCTGCTCCGCACCCGGGTCGAGGCCGTCCAGCACCGCCTGGCCGGGTCGCCGTCCGCGTCCGCCAACTACCGGCGGCTGATGCGCGGACTCGACCGGTTCGCGACCTGGCTGACCGCCAGCCTGCAGCGCGGTTCGCTGCCCTACTACCTGACCGTGATCCTGTCGGTGTTCGTCGCCGGCGCCCTGGCGAACCTCGTCGTCGGCGGTCCGTGGGCGTTCCACATCCGCTTCGCCGACACCTGGGGCCAGCTGCCCGTCGTCGTCGTGATGGCGATGGCCGCGATCGCCGTCCTCGCCGCGAAGACCCGGTTCGCCGCTGCCGTCCTGGTCGGCGTGACCGGCTACGGCACCGCGATCCTGTTCCTGCTGCACGGCGCGGTCGACCTCGCCCTCACCCAGCTCGTCGTCGAGACCGTCACGCTCATCGCGTTCGTCCTGGTGCTGCGCCGACTGCCCCCGCGGATCGGCACCGCGAACCCGTCGCGCTTCCGGGTGCTCCGGGCACTGTTCGCCGCCCTCGCCGGGCTGACCCTGGCGATCGTCGTCGTCGTCGCCGCGTCCGCCCGGACCGCCGAGCCGCTCTGGCCCGACCTGCCGGCGCTGACCAGCTCCTTCGGGCACGGCCTGAACGTCGTCAACGTCGCCCTCGTCGACCTGCGCGGCTGGGACACCCTCGGCGAGCTGACCGTGGTCGTGGCCGCAGCGACCGGTGTCGCGAGCCTGATCTTCGTGCGGTCCCGCGAGGACACCCTGCCCCGGCTCCGGGACATGCCGTCCGCGGTGGCCAGCGGCGACGACCGGGCCGACGGCGAGCCGCGGGCCTGGCTGCCCACGAGCGCCGCGATCCCGACCGGCCGCTCGGCGCTGCTCGACATCGTCGTCCGCCTGCTGTTCCACGGCCTCGTCGTGCTGTCGGTGTACCTGCTGTTCGCCGGACACAACTCGGCCGGCGGCGGCTTCGCCGGCGGGCTCGTCGCCGGCATCGCCCTCGCCGCCCGCTACCTGGCCGGTGGTCCGGCGGAACTCGGGGCCGCGGCACCGATCCGCGCCGGTCGACTGCTCGGGCTCGGGGTCGCCACCGCCGGCATCACCGCCATCACGCCGATGTTCTTCGGCAAGGACGCGCTGTACTCCGAGTTCTTCGAGGCGACCGTCCCCGTCCTCGGCCACGTCGAGTTCGTCACCGCCACGTTCTTCGACATCGGCGTGTACCTGGTCGTCGTCGGACTCGTGCTCGACGTGCTCCGCTCGCTCGGGGCCGAGGTCGACCGCCAGCGCCTCGAGGACCGCCGCGTCCCCACCGCCGACACCTTGGAGGGACCCGCATGA
- a CDS encoding Na(+)/H(+) antiporter subunit C, protein MTVTLVLVIAMAVLFSCGVYLLLERSLTRMLLGFLLLGNALNLLLLTMSGAAGDPPIGTTADGITDPLPQAFALTAIVITFAVSAFLLALIHRSWRLSRADEVQVDEADVAIRTDRHDPADDDPELAEDDSPTRHDPKSPEDADDPHETTPHETESRPRT, encoded by the coding sequence ATGACCGTCACCCTCGTCCTCGTCATCGCGATGGCCGTGCTGTTCTCGTGCGGCGTCTACCTGCTCCTCGAACGCTCCCTGACCCGGATGCTGCTCGGGTTCCTGCTGCTCGGCAACGCCCTGAACCTGCTGCTCCTGACGATGTCCGGCGCCGCGGGCGACCCGCCGATCGGCACGACCGCGGACGGGATCACCGACCCGCTGCCCCAGGCGTTCGCCCTGACCGCGATCGTCATCACCTTCGCGGTCAGCGCGTTCCTGCTGGCCCTGATCCACCGCTCGTGGCGGCTGTCCCGCGCCGACGAGGTCCAGGTCGACGAGGCCGACGTCGCGATCCGCACCGACCGGCACGACCCGGCCGACGACGACCCCGAGCTCGCCGAGGACGACAGCCCGACGCGGCACGACCCGAAGTCCCCCGAGGACGCGGACGACCCGCACGAGACCACCCCGCACGAGACCGAGAGCAGGCCCCGCACGTGA